Proteins from one Triticum aestivum cultivar Chinese Spring chromosome 7A, IWGSC CS RefSeq v2.1, whole genome shotgun sequence genomic window:
- the LOC123154071 gene encoding protein DMP2 has product MAAPAARSVGVAERALRGVADLIKLLPSGTVFMFQFLSPLVTNNGHCAAYNKVLSGALLALCGAFCAFSSFTDSYVGSDGRVYYGVVTRRGMRTFSADPDAGPARDLSGYRLRAGDFVHAALSLIVFATLALLDRDTVSCLYPALEAGERTMMAVLPPVVGGVASYAFMMFPNNRHGIGYQPTRATEDFEHKH; this is encoded by the coding sequence ATGGCGGCACCGGCGGCGAGGAGCGTGGGCGTGGCGGAGCGGGCGCTGCGCGGGGTGGCGGACCTCATCAAGCTGCTGCCGAGCGGCACGGTGTTCATGTTCCAGTTCCTCAGCCCGCTGGTCACCAACAACGGCCACTGCGCCGCCTACAACAAGGTGCTCTCCGGCGCGCTCCTCGCTCTCTGCGGCGCCTTCTGCGCCTTCTCCTCCTTCACCGACAGCTACGTCGGCTCCGACGGCAGGGTCTACTACGGCGTCGTCACGCGCCGCGGCATGCGCACCTTCTCCGCCGACCCGGACGCCGGCCCCGCCAGGGACCTCTCCGGGTACCGCCTCCGCGCCGGCGACTTCGTGCACGCGGCGCTCTCGCTCATCGTGTTCGCGACGCTGGCGCTGCTGGACAGGGACACCGTGTCCTGCCTCTACCCGGCGTTGGAGGCCGGCGAGAGGACCATGATGGCCGTGCTGCCGCCGGTCGTCGGCGGCGTCGCCAGCTACGCCTTCATGATGTTCCCCAACAACCGCCACGGCATCGGCTACCAGCCCACGCGCGCCACCGAGGACTTCGAGCACAAGCACTAG
- the LOC123148841 gene encoding histone H2A isoform X2 has protein sequence MDASATGAGAKAKKGAAGRKAGGPRKKSVARSVKAGLQFPVGRIGRYLKNGRYAKRVGTGAPVYLAAVLEYLAAELLELAGNAAKDNKKSRIVPRHLLLAGVTIAHGGVLPNINPVLLPKKTAEKEPKSPKKAAKSPKKADKKA, from the exons ATGGACGCCTCAGCCACCGGAGCCGGAGCGAAGGCGAAGAAGGGCGCGGCGGGGCGCAAGGCCGGCGGCCCCAGGAAGAAGTCGGTGGCGCGGTCCGTCAAGGCCGGGCTCCAGTTCCCCGTCGGCCGCATCGGCCGGTACCTCAAGAACGGCCGGTACGCGAAGCGCGTCGGCACGGGCGCCCCAGTCTACCTCGCGGCCGTCCTCGAGTACCTGGCCGCGGAGCTGCTGGAGCTCGCCGGGAACGCCGCCAAGGACAACAAGAAGTCCCGCATCGTGCCCAGGCACCT GCTGCTGGCCGGCGTGACCATCGCGCACGGCGGCGTGCTGCCCAACATCAACCCGGTGCTGCTCCCCAAGAAGACGGCGGAGAAGGAGCCCAAGTCGCCCAAGAAGGCCGCCAAGTCCCCCAagaaggccgacaagaaggcctaG
- the LOC123148840 gene encoding pentatricopeptide repeat-containing protein At2g01390: MLRRQRHFLPAKPRRRPPPRPKPAAEPSAPTYTRDVVRRVTNILRDHPWSAARPLLLSLPGLVWDSHVVARVLKTHPPLQKAFLFFRLAASSPTPGAAFRHDRYTYTSMLHLLGEAGRVPAMLRLLAEMLRAGVDPDAATFTTVMHWLARAGDVDAAMRVWEEMRSRRGKCRPTLVSYTACVKILFHAGRAAEGRRVFEEMVAEGLRPSCTTYTVLIEHLADAGKFQATLQIMSDMQDAGVEPDKPLCNILVKKCASAGETSVMTFILQHMKEKGIVLRRPVFLEALEALKASGESPNLLWEVNPHLASEGMEYDPTFSHRSYITYRSTIIYLLASRNWSAIEQMVNELTTRNVKLESHIISDIIQASCANCRPSCGLTVLYYSLRVGSELDRSAYSCLLGQYIRNNSFDLVSKIVERLVKHGCNLGAYLLSVLILRLGSAGHSSYAAHIFGLSPAEQNVITYTALMNAYFQAGEVDKALELFTQMITNEISASAGTYEVLIYGLQKAGRKQDSDRYRRERMEMQWHRQYRDKHSPEDSLCDHLFCGFHG, translated from the exons ATGCTCCGCCGCCAGCGCCACTTCCTCCCggccaagccccgccgccgccctccgccccgCCCCAAACCCGCCGCCGAGCCCTCCGCCCCGACGTACACCCGCGACGTCGTCCGCCGCGTGACCAACATACTCCGCGACCACCCCTGGTCGGCGGCGCGcccgctcctcctctccctcccgGGCCTCGTCTGGGACTCGCACGTCGTGGCGCGCGTCCTCAAGACCCACCCGCCCCTCCAgaaggccttcctcttcttccgcctcgccgcctcctcccccaCACCCGGGGCCGCCTTCCGCCACGACCGCTACACCTACACCTCCATGCTCCACCTCCTCGGCGAGGCCGGCCGGGTCCCCGCCATGCTCCGCCTGCTCGCCGAGATGCTCCGCGCCGGGGTCGACCCCGACGCCGCCACGTTCACCACCGTCATGCACTGGCTGGCGCGCGCCGGGGACGTGGACGCCGCGATGCGGGTGTGGGAGGAGATGCGCTCCCGCAGGGGGAAGTGCCGCCCCACGCTCGTCAGCTACACGGCCTGCGTCAAGATCCTCTTCCACGCCGGGAGGGCCGCCGAGGGCAGGAGGGTGTTCGAGGAGATGGTGGCCGAGGGGCTGCGGCCCAGCTGCACCACCTACACCGTGCTCATCGAGCATCTCGCTGACGCAG GAAAATTCCAAGCTACTCTACAAATTATGAGTGACATGCAAGATGCAGGCGTAGAACCAGACAAGCCACTCTGCAATATTCTAGTCAAGAAGTGTGCCAGCGCTGGTGAGACGTCAGTGATGACCTTCATTCTTCAGCACATGAAGGAGAAAGGCATTGTTCTCCGTAGGCCTGTCTTTTTGGAAGCACTAGAAGCTCTAAAAGCTAGTGGTGAGAGCCCTAATCTTCTTTGGGAAGTGAATCCTCATCTTGCATCCGAAGGAATGGAATATGACCCAACATTTTCTCATCGAAGCTACATTACTTACAGAAGTACGATTATATACCTTTTGGCTTCTAGAAACTGGTCTGCTATCGAACAGATGGTAAATGAATTGACCACGAGGAATGTGAAGTTGGAATCGCATATAATATCTGATATTATTCAGGCCAGCTGCGCAAACTGCAGACCATCATGTGGACTCACAGTTCTGTACTATAGCCTAAGAGTAGGCAGTGAACTTGACAGATCTGCATATAGTTGCCTTCTTGGTCAGTACATCAGAAATAATTCGTTTGATTTGGTGTCTAAGATTGTTGAAAGATTGGTTAAACATGGCTGCAATCTTGGAGCATATCTGTTATCTGTCTTAATACTCAGACTGGGTTCTGCTGGGCATTCTTCATACGCGGCACATATCTTTGGGTTATCACCTGCAGAGCAGAATGTGATTACCTACACTGCCCTTATGAATGCCTATTTTCAAGCTGGCGAAGTTGATAAGGCTCTTGAACTATTCACACAGATGATAACTAATGAGATATCTGCTTCTGCGGGTACATATGAAGTTCTGATATATGGCTTACAAAAGGCTGGGCGGAAACAGGACTCTGACCGTTACCGAAGAGAAAGAATGGAGATGCAATGGCATCGTCAGTACCGTGACAAGCATTCCCCTGAAGATAGCTTATGTGACCATTTATTTTGTGGCTTTCATGGTTAG
- the LOC123148841 gene encoding histone H2A isoform X1 has translation MDASATGAGAKAKKGAAGRKAGGPRKKSVARSVKAGLQFPVGRIGRYLKNGRYAKRVGTGAPVYLAAVLEYLAAELLELAGNAAKDNKKSRIVPRHLLLAVRNDQELGRLLAGVTIAHGGVLPNINPVLLPKKTAEKEPKSPKKAAKSPKKADKKA, from the coding sequence ATGGACGCCTCAGCCACCGGAGCCGGAGCGAAGGCGAAGAAGGGCGCGGCGGGGCGCAAGGCCGGCGGCCCCAGGAAGAAGTCGGTGGCGCGGTCCGTCAAGGCCGGGCTCCAGTTCCCCGTCGGCCGCATCGGCCGGTACCTCAAGAACGGCCGGTACGCGAAGCGCGTCGGCACGGGCGCCCCAGTCTACCTCGCGGCCGTCCTCGAGTACCTGGCCGCGGAGCTGCTGGAGCTCGCCGGGAACGCCGCCAAGGACAACAAGAAGTCCCGCATCGTGCCCAGGCACCTGCTGCTGGCCGTGAGGAACGACCAGGAGCTCGGCAGGCTGCTGGCCGGCGTGACCATCGCGCACGGCGGCGTGCTGCCCAACATCAACCCGGTGCTGCTCCCCAAGAAGACGGCGGAGAAGGAGCCCAAGTCGCCCAAGAAGGCCGCCAAGTCCCCCAagaaggccgacaagaaggcctaG